One Phycisphaera mikurensis NBRC 102666 DNA window includes the following coding sequences:
- a CDS encoding argininosuccinate synthase — translation MPDPKKIVLAYSGGLDTSVILPWLKGRYPGVKLVAFAAELGQGDELEGIEKKAYDSGADEVVVADLRQEFAERYCFPMIRAHAVYESDYLLGTSIARPLIAAHQVRVAHETGADAVGHGATGKGNDQVRFELTARALDPSLQIISPWKDPRFIADGLTDRETAIDYAREHGIPVDQTTKKIYSRDRNLWHISHEGAEIEDPAKEPDWANCLVTAVRPEDAPDEAEVVTVGFEHGSPVSIDGERLPGHTLIEKLNALGGRHGVGTTVLTENRLVGMKSRGVYETPGGSILYEAHKALEQLTLERDLFHEKIRLSSRYAEIVYNGQWFHPLREAFQAFIDRASEVVTGTVRVKLYKGGCLAIGAQSPESLYDEKLASFAMDGYDITAARGFIDLFGLPMQVVGLREAKRRAARSSIAR, via the coding sequence ATGCCCGACCCCAAGAAAATCGTCCTCGCGTACTCCGGCGGCCTCGACACGTCGGTCATCCTGCCCTGGCTCAAGGGCCGCTACCCCGGGGTGAAGCTCGTGGCCTTCGCCGCCGAGCTGGGACAGGGAGACGAGCTGGAGGGCATCGAGAAGAAGGCGTACGACAGCGGGGCCGACGAAGTCGTCGTCGCCGACCTGCGGCAGGAGTTCGCGGAGCGGTACTGCTTCCCGATGATCCGGGCCCACGCGGTCTACGAGAGCGACTACCTGCTGGGCACCTCCATCGCCCGCCCGCTCATCGCCGCGCACCAGGTGCGGGTGGCCCACGAGACGGGCGCCGACGCGGTCGGCCACGGCGCCACCGGCAAGGGCAACGACCAGGTCCGCTTCGAGCTGACCGCCCGGGCGCTGGATCCGTCGCTGCAGATCATCAGCCCCTGGAAGGACCCGCGCTTCATCGCCGACGGGCTGACCGATCGCGAGACCGCGATCGACTACGCCCGCGAGCACGGCATCCCGGTCGACCAGACCACCAAGAAGATCTACAGCCGCGACCGCAACCTCTGGCACATCAGCCACGAGGGCGCGGAGATCGAGGACCCGGCGAAGGAGCCGGACTGGGCGAACTGCCTCGTCACCGCCGTCCGCCCCGAGGACGCGCCCGACGAGGCCGAGGTCGTCACCGTCGGCTTCGAGCACGGCAGCCCGGTGAGCATCGACGGCGAGCGGCTGCCCGGCCACACCCTCATCGAGAAGCTCAACGCGCTGGGCGGGAGGCACGGCGTCGGCACCACGGTGCTCACCGAGAACCGGCTGGTGGGCATGAAGTCGCGCGGCGTGTACGAGACGCCGGGCGGGTCGATCCTCTACGAGGCCCACAAGGCGCTCGAGCAGCTGACGCTGGAGCGCGACCTGTTCCACGAGAAGATCCGCCTGTCCAGCCGCTACGCGGAGATCGTCTACAACGGCCAGTGGTTCCACCCGCTGCGGGAGGCGTTCCAGGCCTTCATCGACCGAGCCAGCGAGGTCGTCACGGGCACCGTCCGGGTGAAGCTCTACAAGGGCGGCTGCCTCGCGATCGGCGCCCAGAGCCCCGAGTCGCTCTACGACGAGAAGCTCGCGAGCTTCGCGATGGACGGCTACGACATCACCGCCGCCCGCGGCTTCATCGACCTCTTCGGCCTGCCCATGCAGGTCGTCGGGCTGCGCGAAGCCAAGCGGCGTGCGGCGCGTTCGAGCATCGCGCGCTAG
- a CDS encoding N-succinylarginine dihydrolase produces MMEANFDGLIGPTHNFAGLGAAAGNTASAANAGRSSRPRDAALQGLEKMRRVGGLGLKQGFLPPPRRPVLDPLHRLGFRGSTAEVLAAAAAESPDLLAACWSAASMWTANAATATASPGGLHLTPANLATSPHRALEAADTAATLARVFPAAGGFRHHAPLPPLPGLGDEGAANHTAFHAGDPAGAVHLFVHGPAADPSETRFRVRQSAAASRAVARLHGLPPGRCVFAQQQPRAIAAGVFHHDVIGVGHRDRLLIHEAALVDQAAVLAEVQAKLGHPLRVLTVAEAELPLAAAVRGYLFNSQLLTDPGDRWHLIAPTSATEDAATAAVLARAVDAGFLDDVHGVDLSESLANGGGPACLRLRVPLSEAQWAAVPRGHRLEEAADFDRLDAWIRGHHQAVLRPADLARADVAEAAWDAHDALLALLAR; encoded by the coding sequence ATGATGGAAGCCAACTTCGACGGGCTCATCGGGCCGACGCACAACTTCGCGGGGCTCGGGGCCGCCGCGGGCAACACCGCCTCGGCCGCCAATGCCGGGCGGTCGAGCCGGCCCCGCGACGCGGCGCTGCAGGGGCTCGAGAAGATGCGTCGGGTCGGCGGGCTGGGCCTGAAGCAGGGCTTCCTGCCGCCGCCCCGCCGGCCCGTGCTCGACCCGCTGCACCGGCTCGGCTTCCGCGGCTCCACCGCCGAGGTGCTCGCGGCCGCGGCCGCTGAGTCGCCCGACCTGCTCGCGGCGTGCTGGTCGGCCGCCTCCATGTGGACCGCGAACGCGGCGACCGCGACCGCGTCGCCCGGCGGCCTGCACCTCACGCCCGCGAACCTCGCGACCTCGCCGCACCGGGCCCTCGAGGCCGCCGACACCGCCGCGACCCTCGCCCGCGTCTTCCCCGCCGCCGGCGGGTTCCGGCACCACGCCCCGCTCCCGCCGCTGCCGGGCCTCGGCGACGAGGGCGCCGCCAACCACACCGCCTTCCACGCCGGCGATCCGGCCGGGGCCGTCCACCTCTTCGTGCACGGCCCCGCGGCCGATCCCAGCGAGACCCGCTTCCGCGTGCGGCAGTCCGCCGCCGCCTCCCGCGCCGTCGCCCGGCTGCACGGCCTCCCTCCGGGCCGCTGCGTCTTCGCGCAGCAGCAGCCCCGGGCCATCGCCGCCGGCGTCTTCCACCACGACGTCATCGGCGTCGGCCACCGCGACCGGCTGCTGATCCACGAGGCGGCGCTGGTGGATCAGGCCGCCGTCCTGGCGGAGGTCCAGGCGAAGCTGGGGCACCCGCTGCGGGTGCTGACCGTGGCCGAGGCGGAGCTCCCGCTCGCCGCCGCCGTCCGCGGCTACCTCTTCAACAGCCAGCTGCTCACCGACCCGGGCGACCGCTGGCACCTCATCGCCCCGACCTCGGCCACCGAAGACGCCGCCACCGCGGCCGTTCTCGCCCGCGCGGTCGACGCGGGCTTCCTCGACGACGTCCACGGCGTCGACCTCTCCGAATCGCTCGCCAACGGCGGCGGTCCGGCGTGTCTGCGCCTGCGGGTCCCGCTGAGCGAGGCGCAGTGGGCGGCGGTGCCCCGCGGCCACCGGCTGGAGGAGGCCGCCGACTTCGACCGGCTCGACGCGTGGATCCGCGGCCACCACCAAGCGGTGCTCCGGCCCGCCGACCTCGCCCGCGCGGACGTGGCCGAGGCCGCTTGGGACGCCCACGACGCGCTGCTCGCGTTGCTCGCGCGGTGA